Proteins from one Mycobacterium sp. HUMS_12744610 genomic window:
- a CDS encoding phosphoribosylaminoimidazolesuccinocarboxamide synthase, whose protein sequence is MRPALSDYRHLASGKVRELYRVDGEHLLLVATDRISAYDYVLDSTIPDKGRILTAMSVFFFGFVDAPNHLAGPPDDPRIPDDVLGRALVVRELEMLPVECVARGYLTGSGLLDYQVSGKVCGISLPPGLVEASKFAAPLFTPASKAALGDHDENISFSRVVELVGGARAEQLRDRTLQIYVQASEHALTKGIIIADTKFEFGTDREGNLLLADEIFTPDSSRYWPAADYRAGVVQTSFDKQFVRNWLTGPESGWERHGSQPPPPLPGDIIEATRDRYINAYERISGLSFDDWIGPGA, encoded by the coding sequence ATGCGTCCCGCACTGTCCGACTACCGGCATCTGGCCAGCGGTAAGGTCCGTGAGCTGTATCGCGTCGACGGCGAGCACCTGCTGCTGGTCGCCACCGACCGGATCTCGGCGTACGACTACGTCCTGGACAGCACCATTCCGGACAAGGGTCGCATCCTGACCGCGATGAGCGTGTTCTTCTTCGGCTTCGTCGACGCGCCCAACCACCTCGCCGGCCCGCCCGACGATCCGCGCATCCCCGACGACGTGCTGGGCCGCGCGCTGGTGGTTCGCGAGCTGGAGATGCTGCCGGTGGAATGCGTGGCCCGCGGCTACCTGACCGGTTCGGGTCTGCTGGACTACCAGGTGAGCGGAAAGGTGTGCGGCATCTCGTTGCCGCCCGGCCTGGTCGAGGCCAGCAAGTTCGCCGCACCGCTGTTCACCCCGGCCAGCAAAGCCGCACTGGGGGACCACGACGAGAACATCTCGTTCTCACGGGTGGTAGAGCTGGTGGGCGGGGCGCGCGCCGAGCAGCTGCGCGACCGGACCCTGCAGATCTACGTCCAAGCCTCCGAACACGCGCTGACGAAGGGCATCATCATCGCCGACACCAAGTTCGAGTTCGGCACCGACCGCGAGGGCAACCTGCTGCTGGCCGACGAGATCTTCACCCCGGATTCCTCGCGGTACTGGCCGGCCGCGGATTACCGCGCCGGGGTGGTGCAGACGAGCTTCGACAAACAGTTCGTCCGCAACTGGCTCACCGGTCCCGAGTCCGGCTGGGAGCGGCACGGTTCGCAACCACCGCCGCCGTTGCCCGGCGACATCATCGAGGCCACCCGCGATCGATACATCAATGCCTACGAACGGATTTCCGGCTTGAGCTTCGATGACTGGATCGGGCCGGGCGCATGA
- the purS gene encoding phosphoribosylformylglycinamidine synthase subunit PurS yields MARVIVNVMPKAEILDPQGQAIVGALGRLGHPGISDVRQGKRFELEVDDTVDDSVLAEIAESLLANTVIEDWTITREAR; encoded by the coding sequence GTGGCCAGGGTGATCGTCAACGTGATGCCCAAAGCGGAGATTCTCGACCCGCAGGGTCAGGCCATTGTCGGCGCGCTCGGTCGGCTGGGTCATCCCGGCATCTCGGATGTGCGGCAGGGCAAGCGATTCGAGCTCGAGGTCGACGACACCGTCGACGACTCCGTGCTCGCCGAGATCGCGGAGTCGCTGCTGGCCAACACCGTGATCGAGGACTGGACGATCACGCGGGAGGCGAGGTGA
- a CDS encoding DUF2334 domain-containing protein yields MSGNLIVSISGIGDRTLADVEAFCAEMDARNVPVSLLVAPRLKGDYRLDRDPRTVEWLTARRAGGDAIVLHGYDDAATKKRRAEFAMLRAHEARLRLTAADRVLEHLGLRTRLFAAPGWVVSPGVVKALPQNGFRLLADLHGVTDLVRHTTVRARVLGIGEGFLTEPWWCRMVVLSAERIARRGGMVRVAVAARQLRKPGPHQAMLDAVDLALMHGCTPTVYHWQRDKAIVDAA; encoded by the coding sequence GTGTCTGGAAACTTGATCGTCTCGATCTCGGGCATAGGTGACCGCACCTTGGCCGACGTCGAGGCGTTCTGCGCGGAAATGGATGCCCGCAACGTGCCGGTGTCGTTGCTGGTGGCTCCGAGGCTCAAAGGGGACTACCGGCTCGACCGCGACCCGCGGACCGTCGAGTGGCTGACCGCCCGGCGTGCCGGCGGCGACGCCATCGTGCTGCACGGCTACGACGACGCGGCCACCAAGAAGCGGCGCGCCGAATTCGCGATGCTGCGGGCGCACGAGGCCAGGCTGCGCCTGACGGCAGCCGACCGGGTGCTCGAGCATCTCGGGCTGCGCACCCGGCTGTTCGCCGCGCCGGGCTGGGTCGTGTCGCCGGGCGTCGTCAAGGCTCTGCCGCAGAACGGATTTCGGTTGCTCGCGGACCTGCACGGGGTCACCGACCTGGTCCGGCACACCACCGTGCGCGCCCGGGTCCTCGGTATCGGCGAAGGATTCCTGACCGAACCCTGGTGGTGCCGGATGGTGGTGCTGTCCGCGGAGCGGATCGCCCGCCGGGGCGGCATGGTGCGGGTGGCGGTCGCCGCCCGTCAGCTGCGCAAGCCGGGCCCGCACCAGGCTATGCTCGACGCCGTTGACCTGGCGCTGATGCACGGCTGCACGCCGACGGTGTACCACTGGCAACGCGACAAGGCGATCGTCGACGCCGCCTGA
- a CDS encoding FAD-binding dehydrogenase, with protein MSDTSAGGFVADAIVVGAGLAGLVAACELVERGLRVLVLDQENSANLGGQAFWSFGGLFFVDSPEQRRLGIRDSHELALQDWLGTAAFDRDEDYWPRQWAYAYVDFAAGEKRSWLRARGLKLFPLVGWAERGGYDALGHGNSVPRFHITWGTGPALVEIFARRLRDRSTVRFAHRHQVDELILEGGAVTGVRGSVLEPSTAPRGMPSSRKAVAQFEFRAPAVIVTSGGIGGNHDLVRKNWPERMGRVPGQLLSGVPAHVDGRMIDIAQRAGARVINPDRMWHYTEGITNYEPVWPLHGIRIIPGPSSLWLDGAGKRLPVPLYPGFDTLGTLEYITKSGYDYTWFILNARIIEKEFALSGQEQNPDLTGQSVRALLRNRASSGPPAPVQAFVDRGADFVSADSLRELVAAMNKLPDVAPLDYSTVAAEVTARDREVANRFSKDGQVTAIRAARGYLGDRFTRVVAPHRLTDPKAGPLIAVKLHILTRKTLGGIETDLQARVLKADGTRLTGLYAAGEVAGFGGGGVHGYRALEGTFLGGCIFSGRAAGRGAADDIT; from the coding sequence ATGAGCGATACTTCGGCCGGCGGGTTCGTCGCCGACGCGATCGTCGTCGGAGCCGGTCTGGCGGGGCTGGTGGCGGCCTGCGAACTCGTCGAACGCGGCCTGCGGGTGCTGGTCCTCGACCAGGAGAACAGCGCCAACCTGGGCGGGCAGGCCTTCTGGTCGTTCGGCGGGCTGTTCTTCGTCGACAGCCCCGAACAGCGTCGCCTGGGAATCCGCGACAGCCATGAACTCGCGTTGCAGGACTGGCTGGGGACGGCGGCTTTCGACCGGGACGAGGACTACTGGCCCCGGCAATGGGCCTACGCCTACGTCGATTTCGCGGCCGGGGAGAAGCGCAGTTGGCTGCGTGCCCGGGGCCTGAAGCTCTTCCCGCTGGTCGGCTGGGCCGAACGGGGCGGATACGATGCGCTGGGACACGGCAATTCGGTGCCGCGCTTCCACATCACCTGGGGCACGGGACCGGCCCTGGTCGAGATCTTCGCCCGCCGGCTGCGCGACCGCTCGACCGTGCGCTTCGCGCACCGCCACCAGGTCGACGAGTTGATCCTCGAAGGCGGCGCGGTCACCGGCGTCCGGGGTAGCGTGCTGGAACCCAGCACCGCCCCGCGCGGGATGCCTTCCTCGCGAAAAGCGGTGGCGCAATTCGAGTTTCGTGCCCCTGCGGTGATCGTCACCAGCGGCGGCATCGGCGGCAACCACGATCTGGTGCGCAAGAACTGGCCCGAGCGGATGGGCCGGGTCCCCGGGCAGCTGCTCAGCGGCGTCCCCGCCCACGTCGACGGCCGGATGATCGACATCGCACAGCGGGCCGGTGCGCGGGTGATCAACCCCGACCGGATGTGGCATTACACCGAGGGCATCACCAATTACGAGCCGGTCTGGCCGCTGCACGGCATCCGGATCATCCCGGGGCCGTCGTCGCTGTGGCTGGACGGGGCCGGCAAGCGGCTGCCGGTCCCGCTGTACCCGGGGTTCGACACCCTGGGCACGCTGGAATACATCACCAAGTCCGGGTACGACTACACCTGGTTCATCCTCAACGCCAGGATCATCGAGAAGGAATTCGCCTTGTCGGGCCAGGAGCAGAATCCCGACCTGACCGGGCAGAGCGTGCGCGCGCTGCTGCGTAACCGGGCCAGTTCCGGCCCGCCGGCCCCGGTGCAGGCGTTCGTCGACCGCGGTGCGGACTTCGTCAGCGCCGATTCGCTGCGTGAGCTGGTGGCCGCGATGAACAAGCTGCCCGACGTGGCGCCGTTGGATTACTCCACCGTGGCGGCCGAGGTGACCGCCCGCGATCGCGAGGTCGCCAACAGGTTCAGCAAGGACGGGCAGGTCACCGCGATCCGCGCCGCCCGCGGCTACCTGGGCGACCGCTTCACCCGGGTGGTGGCGCCCCACCGGCTCACCGACCCGAAGGCCGGGCCGCTGATCGCGGTCAAGCTGCACATCCTGACCCGAAAAACCCTGGGCGGCATCGAAACCGACCTGCAGGCGCGCGTGCTCAAGGCCGACGGCACCCGGCTCACCGGGCTGTACGCGGCCGGTGAGGTGGCGGGCTTCGGCGGCGGCGGCGTGCACGGCTACCGGGCGCTGGAGGGCACTTTCCTGGGTGGCTGCATCTTCTCCGGGCGTGCGGCCGGTCGGGGCGCGGCCGACGACATCACCTGA
- a CDS encoding DHA2 family efflux MFS transporter permease subunit: MLSNAMEKAPAVPPSAATTPQRAAGEREYPDKLDAALLRIAGVCILATVMSILDVTVVSVAQRTFIAQFSSTQAVVAWTMTGYMLALATVIPVTGWAADRFGTKRLFMGSVLAFTLGSLLCALAPDILLLIAFRAVQGIGGGMLPPLGFMILTREAGPGRLGRLMSILSVPMLLAPICGPILGGWLIDTAGWRWIFLINLPIGLLTTALAAVVFARDQPSRSETFDLVGVLLLSPGLATFLFAVSSIPGRGTVADRHVLIPAAVGLALIVVFVLHAWYRADHPLIDLRLFKNRVVTHANVTMTLFAVAFFGAALLLPSYFQQVLHQTPTQAGFHMIPQGLGAMLTMQLAGPIVDRRGPGKVVLAGIALITTGLGTFAYGVARQADYHPTLLTGLVIMGMGMGCAMMPLSVAAVQTLAPHQIARGSTLISVLHQVGGSVGTALMSVILTSQFNRSENIRAANKMALLQQSAARLGVPLDKSAVPEQTFSHHFAGDLLHDLSNAYTAVFALAAALVASTLIPAWFLPRQPAREFLTPAR; the protein is encoded by the coding sequence ATGCTAAGCAACGCCATGGAAAAGGCTCCAGCCGTCCCGCCGTCCGCCGCCACCACCCCGCAGCGGGCGGCCGGTGAGCGCGAGTATCCCGACAAGCTGGACGCAGCGCTGCTGCGGATCGCCGGGGTGTGCATCCTGGCCACGGTGATGTCGATCCTGGACGTCACCGTCGTCAGCGTCGCCCAGCGCACCTTCATCGCCCAGTTCTCATCCACTCAGGCCGTGGTCGCCTGGACGATGACCGGCTACATGTTGGCCCTGGCCACGGTCATCCCGGTAACGGGTTGGGCTGCCGACAGGTTCGGCACCAAACGGCTGTTCATGGGCTCGGTCCTGGCGTTCACGCTGGGCTCGCTGCTGTGTGCGCTGGCGCCGGACATCCTGCTGCTCATCGCCTTTCGGGCGGTGCAGGGCATCGGGGGTGGCATGCTGCCGCCGCTCGGCTTCATGATCTTGACCCGCGAGGCGGGCCCCGGGCGGCTCGGCCGCCTGATGTCGATCCTGAGCGTCCCCATGCTGCTCGCCCCGATCTGCGGGCCGATCCTGGGCGGTTGGCTCATCGACACCGCCGGCTGGAGGTGGATCTTTTTGATCAACCTGCCGATCGGTCTGCTCACGACCGCCCTCGCGGCGGTCGTGTTCGCCAGGGACCAGCCGTCGCGATCGGAGACGTTCGACCTCGTCGGCGTGCTGCTGCTTTCCCCCGGCCTGGCCACGTTCCTGTTCGCGGTGTCCTCCATCCCGGGTCGCGGAACGGTCGCAGATCGGCACGTGTTGATACCGGCGGCGGTCGGGCTGGCGCTGATCGTGGTCTTCGTCCTGCACGCCTGGTATCGGGCCGATCACCCGCTGATCGACCTGCGGCTGTTCAAGAACCGGGTGGTCACCCACGCCAACGTGACGATGACGCTGTTCGCGGTCGCGTTCTTCGGGGCGGCGCTGCTGCTCCCGAGCTACTTCCAGCAGGTGTTGCACCAGACGCCGACGCAAGCCGGATTCCACATGATCCCGCAGGGCCTCGGCGCGATGCTGACCATGCAGCTGGCCGGCCCGATCGTGGACCGCCGGGGGCCCGGCAAGGTTGTGCTGGCCGGCATCGCGCTCATCACCACCGGCCTGGGCACGTTCGCCTACGGCGTGGCCAGGCAGGCCGACTACCACCCCACACTGCTGACCGGGCTGGTGATCATGGGCATGGGCATGGGCTGCGCCATGATGCCCCTGTCGGTGGCGGCGGTGCAGACGCTGGCCCCGCACCAGATCGCCCGCGGATCGACGCTGATCAGCGTCTTGCACCAGGTGGGCGGCTCGGTCGGCACGGCGCTGATGTCGGTGATCCTGACGAGCCAGTTCAACCGAAGCGAAAACATCCGCGCCGCAAACAAAATGGCGCTGCTGCAGCAGAGCGCGGCCAGGCTCGGTGTGCCCCTCGACAAGTCCGCGGTCCCCGAGCAGACCTTCAGCCACCACTTCGCCGGCGACCTGCTGCACGACCTCTCAAACGCCTACACCGCTGTGTTCGCGCTCGCGGCGGCGCTGGTGGCGTCCACTCTCATCCCCGCCTGGTTCCTGCCCAGACAGCCCGCCCGCGAATTCCTCACTCCGGCAAGATGA
- the purQ gene encoding phosphoribosylformylglycinamidine synthase subunit PurQ, whose amino-acid sequence MTVRVGVITFPGSLDDADAARAVRRVGAEPVSLWHADADLKAVDAVVVPGGFSYGDYLRAGAIARFAPVMAEVVGAAARGMPVLGICNGFQVLCEAGLLPGALTRNVGLHFVCRDVWLTVASTATAWTSRYEPGADILIPLKSGEGRYVAPRDVLAELEDEGRVVFRYHDNVNGSLHDIAGVSSANGRVVGLMPHPEHAIEALTGPSDDGLGLFYSALDAVLAV is encoded by the coding sequence GTGACGGTGCGCGTCGGGGTCATCACGTTCCCGGGGTCGCTCGACGACGCCGACGCCGCCCGCGCGGTACGGCGTGTCGGCGCCGAACCCGTCAGCCTCTGGCACGCCGACGCCGACCTCAAGGCCGTCGACGCCGTGGTGGTACCCGGCGGGTTCTCCTACGGCGACTACCTGCGGGCGGGGGCGATCGCCCGGTTCGCCCCGGTGATGGCCGAAGTGGTCGGCGCCGCGGCACGCGGGATGCCGGTGCTGGGCATCTGCAACGGTTTTCAGGTCCTGTGCGAGGCGGGGCTGCTGCCCGGTGCGCTCACTCGCAACGTGGGCCTGCATTTCGTCTGCCGCGACGTGTGGCTGACGGTGGCGTCCACCGCGACGGCCTGGACGTCGCGGTACGAGCCGGGCGCGGACATCCTGATCCCCCTCAAATCCGGCGAGGGCCGCTACGTGGCGCCCCGGGACGTGCTCGCCGAGCTCGAGGACGAGGGCCGGGTGGTGTTCCGCTACCACGACAACGTCAACGGCTCGCTGCACGACATCGCGGGCGTCAGCTCGGCCAACGGGCGGGTGGTCGGCCTGATGCCCCATCCCGAGCATGCCATCGAGGCACTGACCGGGCCGTCCGACGACGGGCTGGGCCTGTTCTATTCGGCACTGGACGCCGTTCTCGCGGTCTGA
- a CDS encoding cupin domain-containing protein, translated as MATSDGFHPDFDDVTAGAPRVHHVRASDLSSDTAQSEGMRRFAALSGRSVGAAKLWMGETHVAPGAVSSNHHHGESETAIYVRSGHPEFVFHDGVREVRVATAPGDYVFVPPYLPHREENPDPTTPAEVVIARSTQEAIVVNLPGLYPL; from the coding sequence ATGGCGACCTCGGACGGTTTTCACCCCGACTTCGACGACGTGACGGCAGGGGCACCACGGGTGCACCACGTCCGGGCGTCTGACCTCAGCTCCGACACCGCGCAGTCGGAGGGAATGCGGCGCTTCGCCGCCCTGTCCGGCCGGTCGGTCGGCGCGGCGAAGCTGTGGATGGGCGAGACGCACGTGGCCCCGGGGGCCGTGTCGTCCAACCACCATCACGGCGAGTCCGAGACCGCGATCTACGTGCGCAGCGGTCATCCGGAGTTCGTCTTCCACGACGGCGTCCGGGAGGTACGTGTCGCGACCGCTCCGGGCGACTACGTCTTCGTTCCGCCCTACCTGCCGCATCGCGAAGAAAATCCCGACCCGACGACACCGGCCGAGGTCGTGATCGCCCGCAGCACGCAGGAGGCCATCGTGGTCAATCTGCCGGGGCTGTATCCGCTCTGA
- a CDS encoding S9 family peptidase gives MTATSRDTPRPPVAKRVETRREHHGDVFVDPYEWLRDKADPEVVAHLEAENDYVDAMTDHLEPLRRQIFDEIKARTKETDLSVPTRQGDWWYYSRTFEGKQYRVQCRCPIADPGDWIPPTLDENTVVPGEQILLDSNAEAEGHEFFALGAAMVSLDGNLLAYSVDTVGDERYTLRFRDLRTGEQYPDEIADIAGGGTWAADNRTVYYLTLDAAHRPDKVWRHRLGSGEPAELVYHEADERFWLGVGLTRSKAYVLLNAASAITSEWRYADAADPEAGFSVVLPRHEGVDYSVEHAVGGRDRFLILHNDGAVNFTLVESPVEDATRQRTLIEHRDDVRLEGVDAFADHLVVSYRREALPRVQLWPLDADGGYGEPEEISSDSELMWVSAGADPSWESPKLRIRVGSFVTPVRIYDIDLATGQRTLLREQPVLGDYRPGDYVERRDWARADDGTRVPLSIVYRTGTEFPAPALLYGYGAYEICTDPAFSIARLSLLDRGMVFVIAHVRGGGEMGRLWYEHGKLLAKKNSFSDFVAAARHLVDSGLTSPRQLVALGGSAGGLLMGAVANLAPDLFAGILAQVPFVDPLTTILDPSLPLTVTEWDEWGNPLSDKDVYAYMKSYSPYENVEEKPYPAILAMTSLNDTRVYYVEPAKWVAALRHANADGAPVLLKTQMNAGHGGVSGRYKAWQETAFQYAWLLAVADPGRYGRG, from the coding sequence ATGACCGCCACGTCCCGCGACACGCCCCGGCCCCCGGTGGCCAAGCGGGTGGAGACCCGGCGCGAGCACCACGGCGACGTCTTCGTCGACCCCTACGAATGGCTGCGCGACAAGGCCGACCCGGAGGTCGTCGCCCACCTCGAGGCCGAGAACGACTATGTCGATGCGATGACCGACCACCTCGAACCGCTGCGCCGGCAGATCTTCGATGAGATCAAGGCGCGCACCAAGGAAACCGACCTGTCGGTGCCCACCCGGCAGGGCGACTGGTGGTACTACTCACGGACGTTCGAGGGCAAGCAGTACCGCGTCCAGTGTCGTTGCCCGATCGCCGATCCCGGCGACTGGATCCCGCCGACGCTGGACGAGAACACCGTAGTGCCCGGTGAGCAGATCCTGCTCGACTCGAACGCCGAGGCCGAGGGCCACGAGTTCTTCGCGCTGGGCGCGGCCATGGTCAGCCTGGACGGCAACTTGCTGGCATACTCCGTCGACACGGTCGGCGACGAGCGTTATACGTTGCGGTTCCGCGATTTACGCACCGGCGAGCAGTACCCGGACGAGATCGCCGACATCGCGGGCGGAGGAACGTGGGCGGCCGACAACCGCACCGTGTACTACCTGACCCTGGATGCCGCCCACCGCCCCGACAAGGTCTGGCGGCACCGGCTCGGCTCCGGCGAGCCGGCGGAACTGGTGTATCACGAGGCCGACGAACGGTTCTGGCTCGGGGTGGGGCTGACCCGGAGCAAGGCCTACGTTCTGCTCAACGCGGCCTCGGCGATCACCTCCGAGTGGCGGTATGCGGACGCCGCCGACCCGGAAGCGGGGTTCAGCGTCGTGCTGCCACGGCACGAAGGCGTCGACTACTCGGTGGAACACGCGGTGGGGGGTCGCGACCGGTTCCTGATCCTGCACAACGACGGCGCGGTCAACTTCACCCTGGTCGAATCCCCGGTCGAGGATGCCACCCGGCAGCGCACCCTGATCGAGCACCGCGACGACGTCCGGCTCGAGGGCGTGGACGCGTTCGCCGACCATCTGGTGGTGAGCTACCGGCGCGAGGCGCTGCCCCGCGTCCAGTTGTGGCCTCTGGACGCCGACGGCGGTTACGGTGAGCCCGAGGAGATTTCGTCGGACTCCGAGCTGATGTGGGTCAGCGCGGGCGCCGACCCCAGCTGGGAGTCCCCGAAGCTGCGGATCAGGGTCGGGTCCTTCGTCACCCCGGTGCGGATCTACGACATCGACCTGGCCACCGGGCAGCGGACCCTACTGCGGGAACAACCGGTGCTCGGCGACTACCGGCCCGGCGACTACGTGGAGCGGCGCGACTGGGCGCGCGCCGACGACGGCACCCGGGTTCCCTTGTCGATCGTGTACCGCACCGGGACCGAATTCCCCGCTCCGGCGTTGCTCTACGGCTACGGCGCCTACGAGATCTGCACCGATCCGGCATTCTCTATCGCCCGGCTGTCGCTGCTGGACCGCGGCATGGTGTTCGTCATCGCCCACGTCCGCGGCGGCGGCGAGATGGGCCGGCTCTGGTACGAGCACGGCAAGCTGCTGGCCAAGAAGAACAGTTTCAGCGACTTCGTAGCGGCGGCAAGGCATCTGGTGGACTCGGGGCTAACCAGTCCGCGGCAGCTGGTGGCGTTGGGTGGCAGCGCGGGCGGCCTGCTGATGGGCGCGGTGGCCAATCTGGCGCCGGACCTGTTCGCCGGCATCCTTGCGCAGGTCCCGTTCGTCGACCCCTTGACCACGATCTTGGACCCCTCCCTGCCGCTGACCGTCACCGAGTGGGACGAATGGGGAAACCCGTTGAGCGACAAGGATGTCTACGCCTACATGAAGTCGTATTCGCCGTACGAGAACGTGGAGGAGAAGCCGTATCCGGCGATTTTGGCGATGACGTCGCTGAACGACACCCGGGTGTACTACGTGGAGCCGGCCAAGTGGGTAGCGGCGCTGCGCCACGCCAACGCCGACGGCGCCCCGGTGCTGTTGAAGACGCAGATGAACGCCGGCCATGGCGGCGTCAGCGGCCGTTACAAGGCGTGGCAGGAGACGGCGTTCCAGTATGCGTGGTTGCTGGCGGTTGCCGACCCCGGTCGCTACGGCCGCGGATGA
- a CDS encoding ATPase, which translates to MPEMRQLHVYDCARTKAVPMRVILAMFVIAGCLAGSLVVVVSAQAEPETCPPVCDQVPATAWIPARAVPLDSVYHWPAPAGLAVQITGIGAGARFRFEEVCATPAVPHDPRAGAVAARATVVHPEGQWQLQAQILHWRGDTARGGPTATAVFGDAVAALRGCQRGAPLESPSVTTDGPDRAAAVISGPVIVHTYLLAHPSSSTIAELTLWSSAPPQVPWPAMADEPVLSAMAAPLCEAYIASCL; encoded by the coding sequence GTGCCCGAAATGCGTCAGCTGCATGTCTACGATTGTGCCCGGACGAAGGCGGTGCCGATGCGGGTGATCCTGGCGATGTTCGTGATCGCCGGTTGCCTGGCGGGTTCCCTGGTCGTCGTGGTGTCCGCGCAGGCGGAGCCGGAAACCTGCCCGCCCGTCTGCGACCAGGTCCCGGCCACCGCGTGGATCCCGGCGCGTGCCGTGCCGCTGGACTCCGTCTACCACTGGCCCGCACCGGCCGGTCTGGCGGTGCAGATCACCGGTATCGGCGCCGGCGCCCGGTTCCGGTTCGAGGAGGTGTGTGCCACGCCGGCGGTCCCGCACGACCCGCGCGCCGGCGCGGTCGCCGCCCGGGCGACCGTCGTGCACCCAGAAGGCCAGTGGCAACTGCAGGCTCAGATCCTGCACTGGCGCGGCGATACGGCCCGCGGCGGCCCGACCGCGACCGCGGTGTTCGGCGACGCCGTCGCCGCGCTGCGCGGCTGCCAGCGCGGGGCACCGCTGGAATCGCCGTCGGTCACCACCGACGGGCCCGACCGCGCGGCCGCGGTGATCTCCGGGCCGGTCATCGTGCACACCTACCTGCTCGCCCACCCGTCGAGCAGCACGATCGCCGAGCTCACGCTGTGGTCGTCGGCCCCGCCGCAGGTGCCCTGGCCCGCGATGGCCGACGAGCCGGTGCTCAGCGCCATGGCCGCGCCCCTGTGCGAGGCCTACATCGCCTCGTGCCTGTGA
- a CDS encoding YbjN domain-containing protein, whose amino-acid sequence MTSEPLCADLIERYLRTRGSRYFRGRHDGDFFYVANTRPRRLHVHLEVCPAHDDVLVVRVVPACFFPATDRPWLTHLADGWNRQDREVTAIVHNSCDPQRIGVIARRSQWIRGDIAFEDFSRFVDNTIAAAIELFGELTPVVEWHPEQPLLRDAG is encoded by the coding sequence ATGACGAGTGAGCCGCTGTGCGCCGACCTGATCGAACGTTACCTGCGTACCCGCGGAAGCCGGTATTTCCGCGGCAGGCACGACGGCGATTTCTTCTACGTCGCCAACACCCGCCCGCGTCGGCTGCACGTGCACCTCGAGGTGTGCCCCGCGCACGACGACGTGCTGGTGGTTCGGGTGGTTCCCGCGTGTTTCTTCCCCGCCACCGATCGACCGTGGCTGACCCACCTCGCAGACGGCTGGAATCGGCAGGATCGCGAAGTCACCGCGATCGTGCACAATTCCTGCGACCCGCAGCGCATCGGGGTGATCGCGCGCCGGTCGCAGTGGATTCGCGGTGATATCGCCTTCGAGGATTTCTCGCGCTTCGTGGACAACACGATCGCGGCCGCGATCGAACTGTTCGGCGAGCTGACCCCGGTTGTGGAGTGGCACCCGGAGCAGCCGCTGCTGCGCGATGCCGGCTGA
- a CDS encoding MBL fold metallo-hydrolase, protein MQLTHFGHSCLLAEFGHTRVLFDPGTFAHGFEGITGLTAILVTHQHPDHIDATRLPALLEGNPDAALYADPQTTAQLGEPCREVHVGDELRIGEVTVRAVGGRHAVIHPEIPAIENLSYLVGDADHPARLMHPGDALFVPDEPVDVLAAPAAAPWMRISEAVDYLRAVAPARAVPIHQGVVAPEARGLYYGRLTEMTDTDFQVLPEESAVSF, encoded by the coding sequence ATGCAGCTGACGCATTTCGGGCACTCGTGCCTACTCGCCGAATTCGGCCACACCCGCGTGCTCTTCGACCCCGGTACTTTCGCGCACGGCTTCGAGGGGATCACCGGCCTGACGGCCATCCTGGTCACCCACCAGCACCCCGACCACATCGATGCCACGCGGCTGCCCGCACTGCTCGAGGGCAACCCGGACGCCGCGCTGTACGCCGACCCGCAGACGACCGCCCAATTGGGTGAGCCGTGCCGGGAAGTACACGTCGGCGACGAGCTGCGGATCGGGGAGGTGACCGTGCGGGCCGTCGGCGGCAGGCACGCGGTGATACACCCGGAAATCCCTGCGATAGAGAATCTTTCGTATCTGGTGGGCGACGCCGACCATCCGGCCAGGCTGATGCATCCCGGTGACGCGCTGTTCGTGCCCGACGAGCCGGTCGACGTGCTCGCCGCCCCGGCGGCCGCGCCCTGGATGCGCATCTCGGAGGCCGTCGACTACCTGCGCGCGGTCGCGCCCGCGCGCGCGGTGCCCATCCACCAGGGCGTCGTCGCACCCGAGGCCAGGGGCCTCTACTACGGGCGGCTCACCGAGATGACCGACACCGACTTCCAGGTGTTACCCGAGGAAAGCGCGGTCAGCTTCTAG